From Nicotiana tabacum cultivar K326 chromosome 15, ASM71507v2, whole genome shotgun sequence, the proteins below share one genomic window:
- the LOC107786281 gene encoding T-complex protein 1 subunit theta-like translates to MQMSSPFLLRALTLVLCDITLITFEMVPKTLAENAGLNAMEIISSLYAEHASGNIKVGINLERGVSEDVSTMNVWDLHVTKFFALKYAADAVCTVLRVDQIIMAKPAGGPSRRDQPAGLEED, encoded by the exons ATGCAGATGAGCTCTCCCTTCCTGCTGCGTGCACTTACTCTTGTTCTGTGTGACATCACACTAATTACTTTCGAAATGGTTCCTAAGACGCTAGCTGAGAATGCTGGCCTCAATGCAATGGAAATTATATCATCCTTGTATGCTGAACATGCATCTGGAAACATTAAAGTGGGCATTAACTTGGAGAGAGGTGTCTCTGAGGATGTTTCCACCATGAATGTATGGGACCTCCATGTCACCAA GTTCTTTGCTCTAAAATATGCTGCGGATGCCGTTTGCACAGTGCTTCGGGTAGACCAG ATTATTATGGCAAAACCAGCTGGTGGTCCAAGCAGGAGAGATCAACCGGCAGGGTTGGAAGAGGATTGA